CCCGCTCAAGAATGAACGGCTGCTCGGCCTGCACATGCTGGCTGCTGATTCCAGCCTGGAGCAGACCGGCCTGGAGAAGATCCTGCTGCTGCTGACTGATGCCGAAGCCGAAGTGCGCGGCCAGGCGTTGCGGCTGGTGATCGACCGCCGCCTCGCCGCGGCGCTGCCGCAGGTGCTCGCTTTGCTCTACGATCCCCAGGATCTGGTGCGGGAAGATGCCGTGCGCGCTGCGAAAGTATTGGGGCATGCCGGCATCACGCCGCAACTGCTCGCCGCCGCTGACCAGGAGGAGGATGAGTACATTCGCGTGGAGTTGGCGGAAGCGGCGCTCGAGCTGGGAGACCCACATGGCTTGCTGGTGTTGATCCAGGTGATGGACAACGGCGAAGCCACGGACATCCGCAAGGATGCGCATGAGCATTTGTCCGCCCATCTCAATCTTGATTTCCCCTTTCATGCTGAATTAGCAGCGGCTGCCAATGACAGCGAGATTCGCCCATTTCGCGAGTGGTGGGAGAAGCACCATCATGAATTGAAATGGAACCCGCGAACCAAAATCTTTTCTCCCTGACCGCGCGCGGCGCGCCCATAGCCCCTCTGCGTGTTTCATGGGTTCCGTGGGCGTCATTGCAATCGTGACGAAGTAGAAGCACCCAGTTTGCCCAAAGTCATTCCGCTTTTGAGCATCCTTGCTTTACTGCAACGAGTCGGCTTTTGTTGGACTCATCGAAATCTTTCGGCTGTGTTTTCGGTTTGCCATGATTCTCCCGCACGAAATTGCAGGCGCCGCGGTCACGCCGTCCGGCTGGGTGATCTCATCGACGGAAGCGTTGGGTGGCCAGGGTTGGCAGGCGATCTTCGGCAATGACCATCCGCTCAAAGTGGATGTTGGCTGCGGCTATGGCCATTTTCTCACAGCCATGGCGCAGGCCGAGCCGCACTCGAACTTCATCGGCATTGATCTCTATGCGAAGGGGATTGCCCGCGCGCAGCAGAAGAGCGAACGTCTGCAATTGGCCAATGTGCGATTGCTGGCCATGCCGGCACAGGCAGCGTTCGAAACGGCTTTCGCCAGCGGGCAACTGGCGACCCTCTACATCAACTTCCCGGATCCCTGGCCCAAGCGTCGCCATGCACGGCGGCGGCTGGTGCAGCCGGCGCTGGTCGCGCTGATGCATGATCGCCTGCAAGCGAAGGGAGTGGTGATCGTGGCCACTGATGTTGCCGGCTATGCTCGGGAAATGCTGCAGCATTTTCTGGCGCATGGTGGCTTTGAAAGCTGCGAGGCCGCGGGAATCGTCTCTGAGTTGCCGGATCGCGTTCCGACGCTTTACGAGACAAAGTTCCGGCGCCAGGGCCTTCCGCTGTTCTACTTCAAACTACGCAAAATCTCGTTGTCGTCTTCGCCAGCGGGCGGGGAGTCTGATCATGAAGCTGCCGGCCAGGGATCATCATTTCTTGCTTTTTGACGGCGATTGCGGCCTCTGCAATTTCAGCGCAGCGCAGGCAATGCGGATGGAGGTTCGCCGGCGCTGGCGTATCATCCCGTTTCAAGATCTTTCCGATGCGGAGCTGCAGGCGCTCGGCGTCACGCGAACGCAATGCGCCCGCCGGCTGCACGCGGTTTCCCGCAGTGGACGCGCTTATCGCGGCGCGTTTGCGGTCAACTTTTTTCTCTGGCAACATCCGCTGTGGCGGCTGCTCGTGGTGTTGTGTTATGCCGTGCCGCTGCTGTTGGTGCTCGAGATCATTGCCTATGCCGTGATTGCGCGGTACCGGCACCGGCTGTCGCGTTGGCTCGGCCTGGCCGCCTGCCGTGCGCCGGCGGCGCGCGAACAGACTGCGCCACCGGCGTGCCGCCAGCCTTGAACCGGCGAGAGCTGGCGCTTTGTTACCTTAAAGCGGTTTTCAATTGGGCGAGCAGGTTTGTAATCCCCGCCCCTGGGGGCGTTTGTCATAATCAATAAATCCGCGGTTACCACAGTGCCTCACGAGGGGCAAGACTACGATTCCTGTGCACGCATTTGGAAAACGCTGGAGATCGACAAGTCAACCTTCGCCCGGCCATCTCGAAGTGACCTGGTGAATTTGAGAATCGAATGCAGAGTCCTTCACCAAATTCGTCTGAATGATTTTTCGAGTGAGTACCCCCAGGAGAACAATCATGCTCAAGCCCAACTATCCCTACTATCTCGCCAACCAGCCGGTGCAGCCCAATGCCGATTTGGAGGTAACCGACAAGTACAGCGGCGCAGTCGTCACGCGCGTTGCCCTGGCCGATGAAAAGGCGATTGATCAGGCGATCGCCTCGGCGGTGGCGGCCACCGAAGCCATGGCCGCGTTGCCGGCGTACAAGCGCCAGGGGGTGTTGCAACATTGCGTGCGACGATTCAGCGAGCGCGCCGAGGAACTCGCGCTGAGCTTGTGCCTGGAGGCCGGCAAGCCGATTCGTGACAGCCGCGGCGAGGTGAGCCGCTTGATCGATACCTTTCGCATTGCCGCGGAAGAATCCGTGCGTCTGACCGGGGAAGTGTTGCCGCTGGATATTTCGCCGCGCGCACAGAATTATGCGGGCATGTGGAAGCGCGTACCCATCGGTCCGTGCTCGTTCATCTCGCCGTTCAATTTTCCGCTGAATTTGGCGGCGCACAAAGTGGCGCCCGCGCTGGCAGTGGGTTGCCCGTTTGTGTTGAAGCCGGCCAGCCTGACGCCGATCGGCGCCCTGATCATCGGCGAAGTGCTGGCAGAAACCGATTTGCCGCCGGGCGCATTCTCGATTCTGCCCTGCCCGCGCGCCGGCGCGCGTCTCTTCGCCGAGGATGAACGTTTGAAGCTGTTGAGTTTCACCGGATCGCCGGAGGTGGGATGGGAGCTGAAGCGGCGCGCCGGCAAGAAGAAAGTCGTGCTCGAGCTGGGCGGCAATGCCGCGGTCATCATCGATGCCGATGCGGATCTCGCCGATGCGGTGAAGCGCGTGATCTTCGGCGCCTTTTATCAATCCGGCCAGAGTTGCATCGGCGTGCAGCGCATCATCATTCACGAGCGCGTTTACGCAGACTTTCGCGAGCAACTGGTAGCGGCGACCCAGGCGCTGAAGATGGGTGATCCCAAAGAGGAGGACACCTTCATCGGGCCGATGATTTCCGCGCAGGAAGCGGCGCGGCTGGAAAGCTGGATCAATGCCGCCGTGAAGCGCGGCGCGCGTTTGCTGTGCGGCGGCCGGCGCGACGGCGCCATGCTGGAAGCAACTTTGCTGGAGAACGTGCCGAAAGACGAAAAGATCTGCAGCCTCGAAGCTTTTGGGCCCGTGGCCGTGCTTTCTTCGTTCCGAGATTTTGAACAAGCCCTGAACGAAGTGAACGACAGCAGTTTTGGCTTGCAGGCCGGCATTTTCACGCGGGACATTTACAAGGCTTATCAAGCGTGGGACAAGCTGGAAGTCGGCGGCGTGTTGATCGGCGAGGTGCCCTCGTGGCGGGTGGATCACATGCCCTACGGCGGCGTCAAGGAAAGCGGAATTGGTCGTGAAGGCATTCGCTTCGCGATGGAAGACATGACGGAAATTCGCATGATGATTCTGCGCAAACCTTGAGACCGGCAGAGAATTTCAAGCAGGGGAAAACAGCAGGCGAGCGGGCAGGACACAAAATAAAAAGGCGCGCTTCCGATTAATACTTCGACAACCCGGTTCAAACTTACGAGACTGGGGGGGGATCTCGTAGTTTGTATCGAAGTCAACCGTACCGCGCGCCGTTTTTTTCAATTCACGGCTGCTGAGCTATTTGTTTCTTACTCGCAGCCGCTCACAACCATTCTAAAACCGCGCCCAATATAGCTTAGGATTACACTAAAGTCAAGATGTTTTTTGTGTATTCCTGCTTGCTGTCGCCAATCTCACCAACTTCCGGTTCTTCAGGTGATACAATTGCATTCGTGCGGCGACGATCTTGAGTTACTCCATTATCTCATCGAATTTGAACTGTAAGTCAATAACTTCTGGAGCGAATCCCAAAGACACGGGTGAACTTAACGACACAGTTTGCCAAATAAGAGAACATTGTCCACTTAAGCTGCAAAAATCAGCCGGGTGCATCTCGCCAGCAGCCGGCAGGACGCCTGTTTCACGCATAAACATGTTGAGTACGCTCTCGGAAGAACAGGCAAGGGAAGTCTGGCGTTTTCGTGCGCCGCTGGGAATGTGCAGTGCAAATACTGAGTTTAATCGCGCGACCAAGCCTCCTCGTGGCGGCATGCAATTTGACATGATAATTGACCCAAGCGAAGAGAAATGGCAGGCAGGCAAAACCAAGCCAGGGACCGGCGCCTTCCGCACCAACAGCTTTGGATATTGCCGTGAATCAGAAACTGATGCTTGACGAATTGCGCGAAACCCTTGAGCAGATCGCGGCGCTCTGTCCGCGGCACAGCCTGTTCGATCGCGAAGAATCGGACGGTCACGAGGGCACCGCCTCCCCGCCCTGCCGCTTGGAGGATTTCGAGCTGGCCACGGATACCTCCGGTGAGATACTGCGTTTCTCGTGCCGCCATTCCGTCGCGGGTGTTTGCGCCGGTTACGTCCATCTCCACCGCAAAGAGAAAGAAGTGGATGCGCAAATTGCCGGATGAGGGCACAGCCGCCGGCGCAGCGGGCCGCCAGCACTTTCGCGATTGCCGCTGCGGAAATGGCGCTCCGTTCCCACTGCTATTGCCGCGCGGCGCGCGCGCGCAGCCACGCCACCAACTGTTCCACCGCACGATCGAGTTGATTGAGATCGCCGGTGTTTTCGACGACGTAATCGGCCTGCTTTACTTTCTCCTCGAGCGGCAGTTGGTTGGCCATGCGGCGCCGCACCGCCGCTTCGTCGATGCCGTCGCGCTGCCTGACCCAGTTGATGCGGTTTTCCAGCGAGGCATAGACCACCACCATGACGTCCATGGCTTCGTTCCATTTGACTTCGTAGTGCAGCGCCGCCTCGATGATGGCCATGCTCTTGCCCGCCGCCTCCCACCTGCCGATCATGCGCTCCACTGCGCTGATGACGCGCGGATGCACGATGCCGTTGAGGATTTCGAGTTTCTTGCGATCGTTGAATACGATCGCGGCCAGCGCCTTGCGCCGCAGCCGGCCGTCCCCGCCGTACATGTCCTCCCCGAATTCCGTTTTGATGGCCTTGATGATGCCCTCGCTGGTGTCGGTCAATTCCCGCGCCAGGGTGTCGGCATCGATGGCCTCCAAACCGGCGGCCACCAACCGGCTCCGCACTTCTGATTTGCCGCAGCCTATGCCGCCGGTCAATCCGACCACGAGCATAACACACCGCCTTCCATGAACCGTGTTTTTGTGGTTGAGCTTCTGCGTTGGGCGCCCTGCCGGAGGCACCGGCCACCCGCGCGCTTTACCGCACGATCACGAATTTCGCCCACGCCGTTTGTGTGCCGGAACTAACATAACACACATACACTCCCGAAGGCAACAACTTTCTTCCCTGGTCACGGCCGTCCCAGGCATAGCCGCCGTTGCCGTCGGTTTCCGTCAAGGTGACCAACACGCGGCCTTGCAGATCAAGAATCTTGATGGTTGCCGTGGGCGTCAGGCCGGCAATCATCAGGCGGTGATGCCGGCTCGCGACAAAGGGATTGGGAAACACCTTCACCTCGTCCAGATTCGCGGCAGCAGGCGCAAAGCCGAGGGCATCGCCTTCGCCTGGTCGCAACGGAATGCCATCGGCGCTGCGCACGCTCTGAACCGTGATCAAATAATTCAAGCCGGTGGGTACAATGAAACCGTCGCGCAGCAGCAAACGCACAGCCGCCGGATTTTCGGCCACCACCGTGGCGCTGTGCAGCGCCGGCTGCAAACCGGAGTCATTTTGAATGCGCAGCCGGTAATTCGCCGGCTCGGTGGCGCTGACCGGATCCACCGGCAGATTGAATGCCAGCAGCAGGCTTTTGGGTGATTCCAGCCGGGCGGAGGTGAGGTAGAAGCGGGTTGCGGTCGCGGCGACTTGAAAGCGGGCGCGCGCATGCGCAGAATCCAGCGGCGCGAAATCGACATCAAACACGTTGGCGACTTCGATCTCATACTCGCCCGCGGCAAAATGGCATTCGTCAAAACTCAAGATCACCTCGCGGCCCGCGCGGCTGGAAACAATGCTTGCCGGCGTCTGGCAGCCATGCGCTTCACTGCTGGATGCCGCCAATCGCAAGCAAAAGCGGCCGTGCCAGCGCAGGTCTTCGTGCATCGTTTCGGAGAAGGTCACCGCCACCTGTTGCGGCGGGAAAAAAGCTGCGCGCACAACGCGCGGGGCCGCAGTGGGCCGCGCGCTCACCCTGCGCGACGGTGGCCCGATGATCTGCTGGCGCTGGCTGTCGATCGTCGCGATGGTGTAGTGATAGGTTTGCTCGCTGATCAGTCCGGCGTCGAGATATTCATTCGTGCTCACGCTGGTGGTGAAATCATCCGCGCCGCCGGCCTGTCCGCGAGAAACGAGATAACCCTCTGCGCCCTCGACCGGCTGCCAGTGCAGGAAAACACTGGTGGCATCGCGCGGCCGCGCCGAAATCCCGAAAGGCGACGGCGCCGCCGTCTCGCTGCCGGCTGGCGCGAACAGCCGCACGACTTCGCCATCCGAAAAATGAAAGCTGCGGCCGGCGCCGGGAGAGGGCGCGGTGACGATGGTGGTATTGCTGCGCACCGGCTGATAATGCCAGATCACCCGGCCGCTGCCGGCGTCAAAATCCACCACATAACCATCGGGAAAGAGATTGAGGAAAAGCTCATCGCGGCCGTCGCCATCGCTATCGCCGGCGCCGACGCCGGCGTCGAAATCCTGCGGCGGTTGAAAGCCAAAAAAGCGCTGCTCCCACATGACTTCAAACTGATTGTCTCCTGCGCTGCGATAGACGCGAAAGAGCCAGTGGCGGGCATCGAACTCATGCTCGCTTTTCAGTGCGGGATTGGAATGGCAGCCGGCGGCGAAATCAGCGCGGCCGTCGCCGTCAAAATCACCGGCGCGAATGAAGTCGATGGTGTCGAGCAAGGGCAGCCGATCGTGCCACGCCGCGACGAGATGGTTGTCGCCGCCGGCCTCGTAGATATACAAATCGCCGTCGGAATCACCGAGCAGAATTTCCTGGCGGCCGTCGCCGTCGAAATCACCCAACTCGGCATGCGGCACACCCACGCCGTTTTCGCCGGCGGTGAAATTCTCCAGCAGGGCAACTGCTTGGAAGGCATGATCGGCGATTGCTTCCCACACCGCAAAGCCTGCCTCATCGCGGGAGATAATTTCGCTGCGGCCGTCGCCATCGACATCGGCAAAACGGCTGGCCCAAAACTCACCACTGTCCGCCCACACCAGTTGCGTGGGAAACGCATTGATCTGCGGCGCTTCGAAAATGAAACTCCGCTGCCCCATGCCGGCGAGCAGCTCCAGTTTGCCGTCACCATTGCTGTCGCCGAAGTCGCGCGGGATCAGCGGCCAGTTTGAAGTGTATTGCGGCGCGAAGCCCCGGCCATTCCACTCAAAAATGGTGAGCGGGCCGATTGCATTGTTTTTGCCATAGACGGAAAGCAGCAACTCCGGCCGGCCATCCTGATCAAAATCCGCGGCGCGGGGCAGCAGCAAGCCGGCGGGCACACGCAATTCTGCTGGCAGTGGAATTTCGACGAAGGCTTGTGCGGCAATTTCCGGTCCGGTGAGATTCAAAACAAAATAACGGCCGCCATTGTCGTTGCGAGCGCGCAGCCCGGCGCGGTTTTCCGCTTCCAAGTAGAACTCGAGCTCACCGGCGACCAGCGCGCGCGTGAAGTGCAGACGATGATTGGCCGTGAGATAGTTCAGCGGCAGCGCCGCAAAAGCCGCCGCTGATCCGCGCGGCCGCCACCAGCACGTGGCGCGGCATTCATCATCCGTGTCGAATTCGATCAACACGCTGGGTTGATTGGCGTCGAGCATCGGGGTCATCTTCACCGCAGAAAAATCGGGCGGCGTGCGATCGATGGCCAGGCGGACTTTGTCCTCGACCGCCGGGCCGGCCTGCTGCAGCGCAACCAGCCGCAGGGTGTAGACGCCTTCGGGCACTGCGGCCAGCGGCCAGGAGGCGAGGGAATCGTCCAGCACTTGGCGTTGGGAAACGGAGGCGAGCGGTTGCCAAGCCACGGGATCATCGCCCGCGCCGAACGACAATTCATAACGCTCGACAAAGGCGCCGAGCACCGTGCCGCGAATGACGAGGTTTGCGTTGCCGGTGAAGCCGGCATCCATGGCCGGAGAGAGGATTTCCGCGCGCGCCGCTTGCCGGACGGCCAGGGCAGCCGCGGCGTCGATGCGGCCCGCAGCGAAAAAGCGATCCCATCCCGCCGCGCCCAGATCAACCGCGGTGTTTTGCAGCGCGGCGCGGATCATGTCATTGCTCCAATCCGGCGAACGCGCGAGCAGCAGGCCCGCGAGCGCCGCAACGAAAGGCGCGGCCGCGGAGGTGCCGCTGAACCGGCTATAGCCCTGCTGCCGGGTGGTGGTGAGAATGTCAACGCCGGGAGCAACGAGATCGACCGTGGCGCCGTAGTTCGAAAAGGAGGCCAGGCGATCGTTGGCGTCACTGGCGCCAACCGAGATCGTTTCGGAATAAGCGGCCGGAAAGTTCGGCGCCGCGCTGGCGTCATTGCCGGCCGCCGCCACCAGCACCACGCCGCGGCGATGCGCGAATTGCATGACATCGCGCAACAGCGGTGAAACCACGACATCGCCAAAACTCATGTTGATCACGCGGCTGCCGTTTTGCACGGCATACACCACGGCGGCAGCGACATCGTCCTCCTCGAGCAGACCCCGGCTGGTACCGGCGCGCAAC
The window above is part of the bacterium genome. Proteins encoded here:
- the trmB gene encoding tRNA (guanosine(46)-N7)-methyltransferase TrmB — its product is MLYCNESAFVGLIEIFRLCFRFAMILPHEIAGAAVTPSGWVISSTEALGGQGWQAIFGNDHPLKVDVGCGYGHFLTAMAQAEPHSNFIGIDLYAKGIARAQQKSERLQLANVRLLAMPAQAAFETAFASGQLATLYINFPDPWPKRRHARRRLVQPALVALMHDRLQAKGVVIVATDVAGYAREMLQHFLAHGGFESCEAAGIVSELPDRVPTLYETKFRRQGLPLFYFKLRKISLSSSPAGGESDHEAAGQGSSFLAF
- a CDS encoding aldehyde dehydrogenase family protein, encoding MLKPNYPYYLANQPVQPNADLEVTDKYSGAVVTRVALADEKAIDQAIASAVAATEAMAALPAYKRQGVLQHCVRRFSERAEELALSLCLEAGKPIRDSRGEVSRLIDTFRIAAEESVRLTGEVLPLDISPRAQNYAGMWKRVPIGPCSFISPFNFPLNLAAHKVAPALAVGCPFVLKPASLTPIGALIIGEVLAETDLPPGAFSILPCPRAGARLFAEDERLKLLSFTGSPEVGWELKRRAGKKKVVLELGGNAAVIIDADADLADAVKRVIFGAFYQSGQSCIGVQRIIIHERVYADFREQLVAATQALKMGDPKEEDTFIGPMISAQEAARLESWINAAVKRGARLLCGGRRDGAMLEATLLENVPKDEKICSLEAFGPVAVLSSFRDFEQALNEVNDSSFGLQAGIFTRDIYKAYQAWDKLEVGGVLIGEVPSWRVDHMPYGGVKESGIGREGIRFAMEDMTEIRMMILRKP
- a CDS encoding S8 family serine peptidase, which gives rise to MTKISLSRSTCLHFACGLFAFGLLAFQTPPVLPQSTAAEAAFVSNEIIIKLHKDAAVLGKGSDITFDPQGPLHARLQSLGAYEAQPLFPALQADGLNAYVLVRFRNNPAELAAWLAELSQLPGIAQAQFNHVLRTAGRPAAPRQNWAPNDSLFPAQWALSTLRATTAWRTTTGAANVLIAVIDTGIELDHPDLQPNLWSNAAEDLNGNGRLDATDANGSDDDGNGFIDDVIGWDFTDAPNFPDGSDYRERDNDPSDENGHGTAVSGIIAAVADNRIGIAGLAPGCKVMALRAGTSRGLLEEDDVAAAVVYAVQNGSRVINMSFGDVVVSPLLRDVMQFAHRRGVVLVAAAGNDASAAPNFPAAYSETISVGASDANDRLASFSNYGATVDLVAPGVDILTTTRQQGYSRFSGTSAAAPFVAALAGLLLARSPDWSNDMIRAALQNTAVDLGAAGWDRFFAAGRIDAAAALAVRQAARAEILSPAMDAGFTGNANLVIRGTVLGAFVERYELSFGAGDDPVAWQPLASVSQRQVLDDSLASWPLAAVPEGVYTLRLVALQQAGPAVEDKVRLAIDRTPPDFSAVKMTPMLDANQPSVLIEFDTDDECRATCWWRPRGSAAAFAALPLNYLTANHRLHFTRALVAGELEFYLEAENRAGLRARNDNGGRYFVLNLTGPEIAAQAFVEIPLPAELRVPAGLLLPRAADFDQDGRPELLLSVYGKNNAIGPLTIFEWNGRGFAPQYTSNWPLIPRDFGDSNGDGKLELLAGMGQRSFIFEAPQINAFPTQLVWADSGEFWASRFADVDGDGRSEIISRDEAGFAVWEAIADHAFQAVALLENFTAGENGVGVPHAELGDFDGDGRQEILLGDSDGDLYIYEAGGDNHLVAAWHDRLPLLDTIDFIRAGDFDGDGRADFAAGCHSNPALKSEHEFDARHWLFRVYRSAGDNQFEVMWEQRFFGFQPPQDFDAGVGAGDSDGDGRDELFLNLFPDGYVVDFDAGSGRVIWHYQPVRSNTTIVTAPSPGAGRSFHFSDGEVVRLFAPAGSETAAPSPFGISARPRDATSVFLHWQPVEGAEGYLVSRGQAGGADDFTTSVSTNEYLDAGLISEQTYHYTIATIDSQRQQIIGPPSRRVSARPTAAPRVVRAAFFPPQQVAVTFSETMHEDLRWHGRFCLRLAASSSEAHGCQTPASIVSSRAGREVILSFDECHFAAGEYEIEVANVFDVDFAPLDSAHARARFQVAATATRFYLTSARLESPKSLLLAFNLPVDPVSATEPANYRLRIQNDSGLQPALHSATVVAENPAAVRLLLRDGFIVPTGLNYLITVQSVRSADGIPLRPGEGDALGFAPAAANLDEVKVFPNPFVASRHHRLMIAGLTPTATIKILDLQGRVLVTLTETDGNGGYAWDGRDQGRKLLPSGVYVCYVSSGTQTAWAKFVIVR
- the coaE gene encoding dephospho-CoA kinase (Dephospho-CoA kinase (CoaE) performs the final step in coenzyme A biosynthesis.), giving the protein MLVVGLTGGIGCGKSEVRSRLVAAGLEAIDADTLARELTDTSEGIIKAIKTEFGEDMYGGDGRLRRKALAAIVFNDRKKLEILNGIVHPRVISAVERMIGRWEAAGKSMAIIEAALHYEVKWNEAMDVMVVVYASLENRINWVRQRDGIDEAAVRRRMANQLPLEEKVKQADYVVENTGDLNQLDRAVEQLVAWLRARAARQ
- a CDS encoding DUF393 domain-containing protein gives rise to the protein MKLPARDHHFLLFDGDCGLCNFSAAQAMRMEVRRRWRIIPFQDLSDAELQALGVTRTQCARRLHAVSRSGRAYRGAFAVNFFLWQHPLWRLLVVLCYAVPLLLVLEIIAYAVIARYRHRLSRWLGLAACRAPAAREQTAPPACRQP